A portion of the Salvelinus fontinalis isolate EN_2023a chromosome 32, ASM2944872v1, whole genome shotgun sequence genome contains these proteins:
- the LOC129830889 gene encoding gasdermin-E-like — translation MFAKATANFVRQIDPDGTLISVSRLNDSDKLVPMALIVKRNRFWFWQQPKYQPSGFTLSHLLLGDKELTPDVSESDFLSYEGRFGDNLSGKLDAKAGNVSVSLEGRGSSNLQSSFGKLKKQDVDVQKLLLASNDRMVDMQHVLVQQCEKHTEVFAVLKERVLTTTPCSISEQVQEQGTCQRVLGLLGNLGTHAVQENGSIEMDSDVSLEIPPLTVIAYSLIELEVRKDGHYELCLQHGTLGGFEADSGRTSPSQDSFDALCVVDGLEWTEKEIPEGAPLSTLQKNLQGLDLEVYAGQLAVLPESTRLALFQRLREVLVDRTTLTVLEHMLEELCRGEEPDPAEVKQLTVTQNKSAFALLDLVQKGPTNEIQADRASASPHLIATHLLVSALEALPEAALTLLGESSPDVLEALNTLVTKLKVNSQPLPLESLPLPLQDEGAFHWAEQLLFSSKVTLRRETDRLWAETGRKPGVFPLVMCIALQGLTSLYTGKG, via the exons ATGTTTGCCAAGGCAACCGCAAACTTTGTCCGTCAGATCGACCCGGATGGAACTCTGATCTCTGTCTCCCGCCTTAATGACTCAGACAAATTGGTTCCCATGGCGCTGATTGTCAAGCGCAACCGTTTCTGGTTCTGGCAACAGCCCAAGTACCAGCCCTCTGGCTTCACACTCAGTCACCTGTTGTTAGGAGACAAAGAGCTCACTCCAG ACGTGTCTGAGTCAGACTTCCTGTCCTATGAGGGTAGGTTTGGAGACAACCTGAGTGGGAAGCTGGACGCCAAGGCTGGGAACGTCAGTGTCAGCTTGGAGGGGAGGGGCTCCTCCAACCTCCAATCATCATTCGGCAAGCTGAAGAAGCAGGATGTTGATGTGCAGAAGCTACTGCTGGCCTCCAATGACag GATGGTGGACATGCAGCATGTTCTAGTGCAGCAGTGTGAGAAGCATACGGAGGTGTTTGCTGTGTTGAAGGAGAGGGTCCTAACCACCACCCCCTGCTCCATCTCAGAACAGGTCCAGGAACAGGGCACCTGCCAGAGGGTTCTGGGACTACTGGGCAACCTGGGGACACATGCTGTACAG GAGAATGGCAGTATAGAGATGGACAGTGACGTTTCCTTGGAGATTCCCCCTCTCACTGTCATCGCCTACAGCCTCATAGAGCTAGAGGTCAGGAAAGACGGACACTATG AGCTGTGTCTCCAGCATGGTACTCTTGGAGGATTCGAGGCAGACTCTGGAAGGACCTCGCCGTCCCAGGATTCCTTTGATGCCCTGTGTGTGGTGGACGGGCTGGAGTGGACGGAGAAGGAGATTCCTGAAGGAGCACCACTCAGCACACTGCAGAAAA aCTTGCAGGGGTTGGACTTGGAGGTCTATGCAGGTCAGTTAGCGGTTCTCCCAGAGTCGACCCGGTTAGCTCTGTTCCAAAGACTCCGGGAGGTTCTAGTGGACAGAACCACACTCACGGTTCTGGAACACATG ttggAGGAGTTGTGCAGAGGTGAGGAACCTGACCCTGCAGAGGTAAAGCAATTAACTGTGACTCAAAACAAATCTGCTTTCGCCCTATTGGACCTGGTCCAGAAAGGCCCAACCAATGAGATACAGGCTGACAGAGCCTCCGCCTCCCCTCACCTGATCGCCACTCACCTGCTGGTCAGCGCCTTggagg CGTTGCCTGAAGCTGCTCTGACTCTGCTGGGAGAATCTAGCCCTGATGTCCTGGAAGCTCTCAACACTCTG GTGACCAAGCTAAAGGTAAACAGTCAGCCCCTCCCCCTTGAGTCGCTGCCCCTCCCCCTACAGGATGAGGGGGCATTCCATTGGGCAGAGCagctcctcttctcctccaaAGTGACGCTGCGGAGAGAGACTGACAGGCTGTGGGCGGAGACAGGAAGAAAGCCAGGAGTTTTTCCATTGGTCATGTGCATCGCGTTGCAAGGACTTACATCTCTGTATACTGGGAAAGGGTAG